A region of the Methylomagnum ishizawai genome:
TCGAGGAGGACCGCACCCGCTGCCTCGCGGCGGGCATGAACGACCATATCGGCAAGCCGGTGGAACCCGAGGCCTTGTTCGCCACCGTCTCGAAATGGCTGCCCTCCCGCGCCGCCCCGGAATCCGGCGGGGCGGTGCCGGAACCCGCCGATCCGCCGGCGCGGTCCGAACCCGCCGCCGAGCCTTGGAACGCCCTGCCCGGTGTGGACGCGCAATTGGGTTTGCGCGGGGTCCTGGGCCAGCGCGACAGCTATCTGCGCCTGCTGCGCTTGTTCGCCCAGGTCCATGCCGAGGATACCGCCAAGCTCGGCGCGTTGCTCGGAACCGGCCAATTCACCGCCGCCCGGTTGGTGGTGCATTCGCTCAAGGGCGCGGCGGGCACCATTGGCGCGGAACGGGTGCGCGGCCTGGCCCTGGACCTGGAAACCGCCCTGCGCGAAGCCCGGCCCATGGACGTCCTCCTGGGTTTGGCCGCCCCCTTGGAACAGGAACACCGGGTCTTGGTCGAGGCGATCCGCGCGATACCCGAGCAGCCCCAGGCGCGGGTGGCGGTGGCCCCGGATGGGAACCGGGCGGGATGGGTCATCGCCCGGCTGTACCGTTTGCTGGCCGAGGACGATATGCGGGCGGGCGGGGTGTTCCAGGAGGCGGAGCCGCTGCTGAACGCCGTCCTGGGCCGGAAGACGGCCGAACTCAAGCAGTTGCTGACCCTATACGATTATGAGGCGGCGCTGGCCTTGTTGCGCTCGGCCTGCGCCGAGCACCCCGAATGGCTCGATGGGGACGCCGGGTCCGGCCTGGGTGGCTAGGGGCGGCTGCCCGGCCCTTGTGGGGTCCGGCCCAGCGCGGCGTTCAGTCCATCCCGCAGCGCCGCCAGTTCGGCGGTCAAGGCTTCCACCAGCGGGGCGACCCGCTCCGCGCCTTCCCCCTGCCGGAGGGCGGCCAGCAGGTTTTCGGCGGCGGCCTGCACCCCGAGCGCGCCCAGGCTGCCGACCGAACCCTTGAGCCGGTGGGCCATATGCTGGATTTCCCCGGATTCCCCCGCCGCCCAATGCTGTGCCAACCGTTCCGGCGCTGTCCCGTACTGTTCCAGGAACATCCCCAGCAGGTGCAGGTACAGCTCCCTGTTGCCCAGCAGATTTTCAAGGCCCGTGCCGATATCCAGGCCCGGCACGGCGGCCAAGCGCCGTGCCCATTCCATATCGCACTGGGCCGGGCCGGGCGGCGGCGGGACGGGGTCCGGCGCGTTGCGGGGCGGTAGCCAATGCAGCAAGGCGGTGTACAGCGTTTCCGGTTCCACCGGCTTGGCGATGAAATCGTCCATGCCCGCCAAGCGGCAGGCTTCCCGGTCCTCGGCGAAGGCGTTGGCGGTCATCGCCAGGATGGGCGTCCCGGCCCGGTCCGGCAAGGCCCGGATCGAGCGGGTGGCTTCCAGGCCGTCCATCTCCGGCATCCGCACATCCATCAGGATCAGGTCGTAGCCGGTGGTCCCGGCCTTCCGCACGGCCTCGCCGCCATGCGCCGCCGTGTCCACCGCGAGCCCCGCCACGCGCAGCAATTCCACCGCGACTTCCCGGTTGATATCGTGGTCTTCCGCCAGCAGCACCCGCGCTCCGCCATGCCGTTGGCGCAAGGTTTCGGCTTGGGACGCCCTGGGATGGCGGGGGCCGGGCCTGGATTCCCGCCCCCGTTCCAGCCAGGCCGTGAACCAGAACACGCTGCCCCCGCCAGGACGGTTCTCCACGCCCGCCTCGCCGCCCATGAGCCGGGCCAGGCGGCGGGTGATCGCCAGCCCCAGCCCGGTGCCGCCGTATTTCCGGGTGGTGGAACTGTCGGCCTGCTCGAAATCCTTGAACAGGTGGCCGAGCTGGTCGGCCGCGATGCCGATGCCGGTGTCCCGCGCCTCGAAGCGCACCAGCAGGCCGCCGTCCTCCCGCGTCGCCACGAGATGGGCGCCGAGGCCGATGCCGCCCCGCTCGGTGAATTTCACGGCGTTGCCCGCGTAGTTGAGCAGGGCTTGGCGCAGCCGGGTCGGATCGCCCCGCAGCCAGTCCGGCACATCGCCGGCGTCCACCGTCAGGCGCAGGCCCTTTTCCGCCGCCTGGCTGGAAATCAGCGCCCCGACCTGTTCCAGCACCGAGGCCAGGGGAAAATCCACCACCTCCAGTTCCAAGCGTCCGGCGTCGATCTTGGAGAGGTCCAGGATATCGTTGAGGACGGCCAGCAGATGGCGGGAGGCCGCGTCGATCTTGTCGAGGCGGTCCAGTTGCTCCGCCGTGGGCCGGTCGTGCCGGATCAGGTGGGTCAATCCCAGGATGGCGTTCATGGGGGTGCGGATCTCGTGGCTCATATTGGCCAGGAAGGCGCTCTTGGCGCGGTTGGCGGCTTCGGCGGCGTTGCGGGTGGCGGTCAGTTCGGCGGTGCGGCTCGCCACCAGTTCCTCCAGGTGGTGGCGGTGGCGTTCCAATTCCTGGGCGTCGCGCATCTTCTCGGTGATATCCTCCTTGATCCCCAGATAATGGGTGATGCGTCCATCCGGCTGGCGGATCGGGCTGATATGGGCGGATTCGACATATTCCACGCCATCCTTGCGGCGGTTGCGGAAGATGCCGTTCCAGGTCTCGCCGCGCTCGAGGACGGCCCACACGGCGCTGTCGTCCTGGGCCGGGTCCGCGCCCAGGAAGCGGATATCGCGGCCCATGACCTCCGCCGCCACGTAGCCGGTCATGGACTCGAAGCCGGCGTTGACATATTCGATCCGGCCTCCGAGGTCGGTGATGACGATGCTTTCCGGGCTTTGCCGCACCGCCAGCGATAATTTGAGCAAGCGGTCCTCGGCCTCCTTGCGCTCGGTGATATCCTCGTACACCCCCAACACGCCGATGATGTCCCCCGCCGCGTTGCGGAGCGGGGCTTTCGAGGTGCGTATCCAGGTCATGCCGCCCGCGTCGTCGGGCTGGGGTTCCTCGTACAGCAGCTTGGCCACGCCGGATTCCATCACCTGCCGGTCGTCGGCGACATAGCGCTCCGCCTGTTCGCGCCATCCCAGTTGGGTATCGTCCTTGCCGACCAGGTCGGCGGGGGAGTCCAGCCCGGCGTCCTGGGCGAACAAGGTGTTGCAACCGATGAAGCGGGAAAGCCGGTCCTTCCAGAAGACCCGCATCGGCAGGGTTTCCAGCACGGTTTGCAACAGGTTGTGGGATTCCTTCAAGGCGGCCTGGGCTTCGATGCGCCCGGTGATATCCTGGATCAAGGCGACGAACTGTCCGGGGGCCGGGCTGTAGCTGTAGGCGGAATACCAGCGCTGGTTGCCGGGGATGAAGATTTCCCCGTGTTGGGAACGGCCCGAGGCCGTGATTTCCCGGCAGGATTCGATCCAGGATTCCCCGATCTCCGGCCAGACTTCCCGGACCCGGTGGCCTATCCAGCGTTCGCGGGGTATCCCGGTGATCCGCTCGAAGGCCGGATTCACTTCCAGGAAGCGGTAATCCACCACGTCTCCCTGCCCATCGCGCACGATCTCGTGCAGGGCGAAACCCAGCGGCATATGGGTATAGAGCGATACTAGGCGGGATTCGCTTTCCCGCCGCGCCGCCACTTCCTGGCGCAAGCGCGAAACCCAATAGGCGAACAGCAGGAATAGCGCGGCCAGGGCGATGCCGTATTTCAGCACGGTTTCCGCCCTGATGCCTTGTTCGATCCGCAGGCCCATCCAATGATTGATGATTTCGGCCCGGTCGCTGTGGGAAATATCGGCCAGGGTTTTCTCCATGATCGATTTCAATTGGGGCTGGGATTTCACCACCGCGATGCTATTGGCGTTTTGATAAGGGGTTTGTCCCGCGAAGCTCAGGTTCAAAAACCCCTGTTGCTTGATGGTATAGCTGGCGGAGGCGGCATCTCCGATATAGGCGTCGGCCTTGCCTTCCAAAACCCATTCCAGGGCTTGCCTGACGTTATCGGCGGCCACCAATTCAATGAAGGGATAATCCCGGTCCAGGCGCTCCTGCACGAAATAGCCCTGTTGTATCGATACCCGTTTGCCGACTAGGCGATCCAGGCTGCCGATATAACCATGGCGGTTATCGTTGATAATGATGACCGGGTTGGTGACATAGGGCTGGGTGAAACTGAGGTAGCGTTCCCGGTCCGGGGTGCTGACCGCCTCGCTGAGCATGTCCACCTCCCCATGCCGGGCCATCTCCAGGATTTCGTGCCAGGGCTTGTCCTTGACGAGCGCGAATTTCACGCCCAGCCGTTTTTCTATCGCGGCCATGAAATCGGCCGCCATGCCCGTATATTGGCCGTTGCCGTCGATCCATTCGTAGGGGGCGAAATCACGGTCGATACCGAGCCGGATGACCGGGTGCCGCCCCAGCCAGGCGTGTTCCTCGGCGCTCAATTCCAGGGCGCTGGGGGGGCCGTGGACGAATTCGCGCAGTTTGGTTTCGCCCATCGACTGGGCCAGCCCGAGTCCGTGGAAGATATTGGCGATACCGCGCAGGCGCTCGATATCGAGCCGGCCCAGGGGGATGGCATCCGGCAGGATTTGCTTGCGGCATTGGCGGGCCTCGAACCGTAATTGTTCCAGGCCGTGTCGGCTGTGGTAATGGGTTTTGATGGTTTGGATCACCGCCTCGGGATGGGCCAGGGCATATTGCCACCCTTTGAGCGAGGCGCGGAGGAAGCGGGCGGCGCGGCCTGGGTGTTGGGCGATTTCCCGCTGGCTGGTGAAAAGGATATCGCCGTAGAAATCGAGCCCATAGCTTTGCGGGTTGATGATATTGAGCTTGATGCCTTTTTCCTGCTCGAAATAATAGACCTCGTTGGTCAGGTAGGCGGGCATCACGTCCGCTTGGTCCAGGAGTAGCGCCGCGTTGTCGAAGTTATATTTTATAAAAGTATATCTGTCCGATGTGATACCGCTATGCTCCAGCAGCGCCCGCAGCGGGGCCTCATTGCCTCCGGTATTATCGAACATGATGCGCTTGCCGACCATTTCATAAGGGCTGATGATCCCGGAGCTGCGCTTGCTAATGAACACCAAGGGATCGTGCTGGAAAATGGCGGCCAAAGCGGTGACGGGTACGCCATTGGCATATTGGGCGACGATATTGGAGTCGCCGACGCCATAATCGGCCGCGCCCGAGACGACGCGCTGGATGGGGCTTTCTTCCGGCATGCGCTCCTGGATATCCACGTCCAGTCCTTCTGCCGCATAATAGCCTTGTTCCCTGGCGGCATAATACCCGGCGAATTGGAATTGGTGGAACCATTTGAGTTGTAGGACCACCTTTTCCAAAGGGGTGTCATCCGGTTGCGCGAACGCCGGGGGAAGCCACAGGAGCAACCATAACAATACCGCCCAGGCAGGGGGGTGGGCCAAGCGGTCGGCTGGATGGCAATCCAGTCCGATGGTGGGGTTGGGATCGGCCAAGATAATATGGGGTTTTGCGGTGGGTGAAGGGTTTGTTTGGCGGCCGCGATGGGCGGAGTGCGGCGGGTTGCCGGGTTTTGCTAAGGCGCGGCATCGGTCGTCGCCGGGCTTGGTGGGCGCGGTCCGCCGTCCTGGGCGAACCGGGGACGCATCGCGTTGTCCAAGCGCGTCGGGGTCCCGACCGTGCCGGGCGTTCCTGGCCGGTCCCCGCGACATCCGGGCTATAATGCGCCCGCACACCAAAAACACCAGCGGAGAACATCAATGAAAATCCTAGCCGCCGTCATGGCGCTGTTCGCGGTCATTTATTTCTTGCCCGCCTTCACTTCGAGGACGGACGAGGTCAGCGGCAAGAACCGGGTCGCCCTTTACAAGTCGGCGGTCAAGGTCAAGCGCTATATGCCCACCGACGAGCGGGTGTTGTTCGATACCTCGATGGGCATCATCGACAAGATCAAAACCCAGGAGGCGGGACCGGATGCCTTCGTCGCGGCGGTGGACGGCAAAACCCCCGAGGAGGTCATCGCGCTGGCCAAGCAGGAAGTCACCGTGAAGATCGCCGCCGGCGACCCGGAATTCAAGAAATACACGTCCTGGGAGGATATGGTCGCCAAGCTGACCGACGACGGCCATAGGAAAACCGTCAAGCCCAGCGAACCCGAGGAGGCGCCTTTGCGGAATTATTCCCGCGAGGGACGCCCGGAATAGCCCCCGTCCCGGCCATTTATCCCGCGCTTGAAGCCGCGTCCGCCTGTTCCCCCGACCATTGGAGCGCCGCCCGGTATAGCTTCTCGCGCCGCGCTCCGGTGATCTTCACCGCCAAGCCCACCGCCGTCTTCACCGAGCATTCCGCCAGCAGCAGTTTGAGGATGCGCGTCTGTTCCGCGTCGAGTTCGCCGCCGTCCGGCGGCGCGGGCGGAGCGCCTTCCAGCACCAGCACGAATTCGCCTTTGCGCATGTCGGGTTCCCGTTCCAGGAGGGCGGGGGCCGCGTCCACCGTGGTCATGGCCAGGGTTTCGTAGAGCTTGGTCAGTTCGCGGGCGATGACGAGGCGGCGTCCGGGCGGGAAGGTTTGGGCGAGGTCGCGCAAGGTCGCTTCGACCCGGTGCGAGGATTCGTAGAAAATCAAGGTGTGGGGATCGTCCGCGAGCGACCCGAACAAGGCCAGCCGGGCCGGGCCTTTGCGCGGCGGGAAGCCCTCGAAGGCGAAGCGGTCGGTGGCCAGCCCCGAGGCCGAGAGGGCGGCGATCAAGGCGCAGGGACCGGGGATGGGCACCACCCGGAGCCCGGCTTCGCGGGCCAGCCGCACCAGGGGGAAACCCGGATCGTTGATGAGGGGCGTGCCGGCGTCGGAGATGAGGGCGAGGGTTTCGCCGCGCATGAGCCGTTCGACCAAACGCCGGGCTTGGGCGTCCTCGTTGTGTTCGTGCAGGGCCAACAGGGGGCGGTCGATGCCGTAGCGGTCGAGCAGGGGACGGCTGTGGCGGGTGTCTTCGCAGGCGATGGCGTCGGCTTTTTTCAGGGTTTCCACGGCGCGGAAGCCAAAATCCGCCAGATTGCCGATGGGTGTCGCCACTAGGTATAGTATGCCCCGCTCGATTTCCGCCACTTGCCCGCCTCTCTTTTCAAATCTTGATTTACCTTCAGGGAATGCCGCCGATGCGCCCAGACTTCCGCCCGTTTGCCGTGTTGCCGCTGGTCCTGGCCCTGGCCGGATGCGCGGGCCGGTCGCTGCCCGGCCTGGGCGGCGCTCCCGAACCCGACCCCCAGGCCGAGAGCCTGTTCCGTTCCGGCGACTACGAGGGCGCGATGCGACGCTACCGTTATCTGGCGCAGACTTCCGGGGATGCCGATTATTACCTGATGCGGGCCGCCGACGCGGCGCTACGGGCGGGCGATGGTGGCAGCGCCCGGCAACTCGCCAACCTGGTCAATCCCCGCGAATTGGACCGGGTGGACCGCAACCAATTCCTGTTGCTGCAAAGCCGCTTGGACCTCAACGCGGGCCGGGCCAGGGAAGCCATGGCCAAGCTGGATACGGTCGCCGCCGACCAGCTCACCAGCGGCCAGGCGCAGAATTATCACACACTGCGGGCTTCGGCCTACAACCAGTTGGGCGATATGCTGGCCAGCGCCCGCGAGCGGGTGGAACTCGGGCCGATGCTCAGCCAAACCGAGGCCATCGACAAGAACAACGAGGCCATCTACGACGCGCTATCGCGCCTGCCGGATAGCGTCCTGGCCCAGAGGCAACCGCCCTGGCCGGATGTGCTGGGGGGCTGGATGGCCTTGACCCGCATCCTCAAAAGCATCCCGCCCAGCGGCCTGGGTTCCGCCTTGAGCGAGTGGGAAACCCGTTATCCCGACCATCCCGCCGCCGGGGCGTTCCTGCAAAAGATGGCGGGCGATGCCGGGCGCGGCGTGCGGGTCACGCCCCTGGGCCAGAAACCGGCGGTGTCGCCGACCCCGCCCCTGGCTCCAAACGCCGAACCCGCGCCGGCCCCCGAAGCGCAACCGGCCCCGCCACCGCCGACCGGCCCTTTCGTCGGCGTGTTATTGCCCTTGACCGGGCCTTACGCCCCCGCCGCCGAGGCCGTCCGTGCCGGGATGATCGCCGCCCATTTCGCCGACCCCAATCCCGCCAAGCTGCCGCTGCGCTTCGTCAATTCGGAAGCTGGCGATATCGGCGCGGCCTATCGCAAGCTGGTGGACGAGGGGGCCACCAGCGTGGTCGGTCCCTTGATCAAAGAGCAGGTCGCCACCCTTGCCCGTGGTGGCGAATTGCCGGTGCCGGTGCTGGGACTCAACCAAGCGGGCGACGCGGCCAACGACCGGCTGTACCAGTTCGGCCTGTCGCCCGAGCAGGAAGTCGAGCAGGCGGCGGGTAGCGCTTGGTTCGACGGCAAGCAGAATGCCTGGGTGCTGGCCCCCTCGACGCCGTTCGGGCAGCGCATGGTCAACCATTTCAACCGCTATTGGCGCGGCCTCGGCGGCAAGGTCGGGGCGACCAAGAAATACACCCAGCACGGCCAGGACTATTCCGCCGCCGTCAAGGATTTGCTGGCGGGGGTCGCGCCCGCCGCGCCGGAGGCCGCCGCGCCCGCCACGGCGGATTTCGTCTTCCTGATCGCCGATGCCGCCGATGCCCGCTCGATCCTGCCCCAACTCGTCACCGGGCAGGGCGCGGGGATTCCGGTCTATTCGACGTCGCATGTGCATAGCGGCAAGCCCGATCCCCAGGCCGACCAGGATTTGAACGGACTCATCTTCTGCGATGTGCCTTGGCTGTTGAACCCTGACCAGGGCGATGCCTTGTCGGCCCAGGCCCTGCAATCCCAGATCGACAAAACCCCGCCGGACTACACCAAGCTGATCGCGCTGGGGCTGGACGCCTACCGCCTGCTGCCCGAACTGGACCGGCTCAAGCTCGATCCGCAATACCGCTACGCCGGGGCCACGGGCGTGTTGTCCCTGGGCGCGGGCAACAAGCTCCAACGCCAATTGGAATGCGCCCAATTCCAGAACGGCAACCCGGAACCCCGCGGCATCGCCCCGGTGATGCGGCCCGCCGCGCCGGCACCGGCCGCTCCGTGACCGCGAAGCCGCCCGCGCAAACCCAAGGCCGCAGGGCGGAAGACCGGGCGCTGGCTTTTTTGCAGGAACAGGGCCTGCGCTTGGTCGAACGCAATTACCGTTGCCGCTATGGCGAGGTCGATCTCATCATGGAGGAGGGCGCGACCTTGGTGTTCGTGGAAGTCCGTTACCGCGCCAGCCAGAAATTCGGCGGTGCCCTGGAAAGCGTGGACCGCCGCAAACAGGCCAAGTTGTTGACCACGGCGACCTGCTTCCTCCAGGAACGGCGCTGCGACCGGCCCGCCCGGTTCGATGTGGCGGCGCTGTCGCCCGCGGCGGGAGGATTCGAGGTACGATGGGTCAGAGATGCCTTCCAGGCGGGGTAGGAGACCCGCATCCCGCCGGCGTGATTTTCTTCAAAACCAACCCTCCTGGGCCGCGCCCAGCGGCATAGTTCCCTATCCAAGCCCAATCACCATGAGCCTTCAAGACCGCGTCCTCCTCCAATTCACCGCCAACGCCGAAACCAACCACGACACCCTCATGCGGCTCGGCGATTTGATCGAAGCCGCCGGTTCGCGGCTGGCCCATTGCCTGCTCAACGACGGCAAGATCCTGGCCTGCGGCAATGGCGGCTCGGCGGCGCAAGCGCAGCATTTCACCTCCGAACTCATCAACCGCTACGAGCGCGACCGGCCCGGTCTGCCCGCGATTTCGCTGACCACCGACAGCAGCGCCTTGACCTCGATTGCCAACGACTACCGCTTCGACGAGGTGTTCGCCAAGCAAATCCGGGCGCTGGGCCATGCCGACGATATCCTGGTGGTCTATACCACCAGCGGCAATTCCGCCAGCATCCTGGGTGCCGTGACCGCCGCCCACGACCGCGATATGAGCGTCCTGGCCCTGAACGGGCGCGATGGCGGGGCGCTGGCCCCCTTGCTGCGGGAAACCGACCTGGAGCTGCGCGTTCCCGCCGAAGTGACCGCCCGCATCCAGGAGGCGCATCTGCTCATCACCCATTGCCTGTGCGATTTGATCGACCAACAACTGTTCGGCGAGGAGTAAAACCCATGTCCCTGCCCGCTCCTTTCCTGGCCCGGCTCAAGGAAATCTTTCCCGCGGGTTCCCTGTTCACCGAGCCCGCCGATTGCTGGGTCTATGGCTACGACAACAGCAAGCGGCAAGTCCTGCCCGAGGCCGTGGTGTTTCCCACGAGCCATGAACAAGCCGCCGCCCTGGTCCGCGCCTGCCACGGATACAAAATCCCGCTGACCGCCCGTGGCCGTGGCACCGGCACCACCGGCGCGACCGTGCCCTTGTTCGGCGGGGTGGTGGCCTCGTTCGAGCGCATGGACCAGGTGTTGGAATTCTCGCCGGACAACCGCTACATCGTGGTCGAGCCCGGCATTACCAACCAGGCGATCCAGGATTATGTGAAGCCGCATGGCTTCTTCTGGCCGCCCGATCCCACCAGCGCGGCGTTTTGCAGCGTGGGGGGCAACCTCGCCTATAACTCCGCCGGGCCGAGGGCCGTCAAATACGGCACGCCCCGCGACAACACCCTGGGCCTCCGCGCCATCACCGGCGCGGGCGAGGAAATTCGCACCGGGGTCTACACCACCAAGGGCGTGGTCGGCTACGACCTGACCCGCTTGCTGATCGGTTCCGAGGGGACGCTGGCGCTCATCACCGAAGCCACGCTGAAACTCACGCCCCTGCCGGAAACCCAGCGCACGCTGCGGGCGGTCTACCGCGACGTGGGCGCGGCGGCCCAGGCCATCGCCAAGATCATGGCCCAGCCCGCCGTGCCCTGCGCCCTGGAATTCATCGACGGCAACGCCATCGACATGGTGCGGCGCTATTCGACGGCGGGCTTGCCGGAACAGGCTGGGGCTTTGCTGATGATCGAGGTCGATGGGTTCCGGGAGGCCATGGCCCCGCAGATCGACAGCATCCGCGCCGCGGCGGAGAATGCCGGGCTGTTGGAATTCCGCGTGGCCGAGACGAAAGAGGAAGTCGAAGCCCTATGGCAGACCCGCAAGGCGCTTTCGCCCACCTTGCGGAAGATCGCGCCCAAGAAGATCAACGAGGATGTGGTGGTGCCGGTGACCGAACTGCCGGTATTGATCGCGGGGCTGAACGAACTGTCGGCGCGATATGGCCTGCCCATCGTCAATTTCGGCCACGCGGGCAATGGCAATATCCATGTCAACCTGCTCTACGATCCGGGCAAGCCGGGCGAGGACGACAAGGCCCATGCTTGCCTGGACGAGATGTTCGGCTTGGTTTTGCGTCTGCGCGGCACGCTGTCGGGCGAGCATGGCGTCGGCATCGAGAAGCGGGATTATGTGGACCGGGAACTCGATGCCGCGTCCTTGCGGTTGATGCACGCCATCAAGCGCCAGTTCGACCCGGAGGGGATTTTGAATTGGCATAAGGGGTTTCCGATGGTGTAGGGCGGGTCGCGGCCCGCCGCTCTCTGCAAAGACCTAAAAAAACAACGGAGCGCCCTATGTCGGACGAGGCTGCCGGAGTCCCGCCGGGCCGGGTCTTGTTGATCGACCTGGAAAACTGCCCCAACCAAATCAACCACCTGATGAAAAGCCTGGAGCAATATTCCCAGGTGGTGATTTGCTACGCCCAAAGCGGGGCCAGGGTGCCCATCGATTGGATCGTCGATTTGACCGCCGTGGTGAACGCCAACCGTTTGAGGATCGTCAAGACGCCGGGCAATGGCAAGAACGCCGCCGATTTCGGCATCACCTTCTGGGCGGGCGTGCTGATGGCGCAATTGCCCGAGGATACAGGCTTCGTCATCGTGTCCGAGGCTCATCACCTATCAATTTCGCATGGCCGCGCAAAAGGCGGGCAAAGGCATGTCGTTTTGTAGGCGTCGCTTTAGGTAGCGCAAGCCCCGGGTGAACCAGGAAACCAAGCTGCGGCGGAGCTTCCTGAAGCTCCAGTGTCCGGCATCGGTTTGCGACCAGGCTTTTTTTCGAGCGGCGTTGGACGGTCCGAGGCGTCGTCCCGCCCGACCTGGACGCACCACCACATGGCCAGCGACATGACGAGGATCAGGCGTTCCAAACGGTCGGCGTGTTCCAGTTGCGAATCCTCCAACCCGAAGCCCCGGCCCTTGAAATCCGAGAACATGGGCTCGATGGACCAGCGCGCCGCGTAGTCCAACACCGCCGCCCGCGTGGGGGCGCAGTCCATCGCGATGATCCAGGGCTCGGGATGGCCGGGTTCGTGGAGGATGCCCACGTGGGTCATCACCCCGTGCGCGAACAGCCGCACTCCCGGCAGATAGCGTTCCTCCGCGCCCCGCGCCAGTCCGCCCGTGGTGGTTTCCTCCCCTTCGCCGGTGTCCGCCAGCACATTGCCTTTCAACCGCAGCCGATAGCCCCAGCCCCGCGCGCCCAGCCAATCGAACAAGGCCACCGAGGGGTAGAACCGGTCCGCCGAGAGCAATACGTCCGCCCCCGGCGGCAGCCAGGCCAGGACCCGCTCCAACACCCGCTCCTGGCCCTCGAAACCGATATTGGCCGGCCCCTCTTCCGCCACCCAGGCCAAGGGCAGCGCCCGGTCGCCGACCCGCACGCCCACCATCAGCACCGCCATCCGGTCCCCGAGGTCGGTCTGGTCCAGGCTCAACTGCACGGTCTGGCCGTTCCGCGCGGCCCGGGCGAGTTCGGCCCGCGCGAACGGCTCCATCACCACCGCCGACCCCAGCAGCGGATTCTTCAACAAGCGCCTCAGCCATTGCTCGCGCA
Encoded here:
- a CDS encoding transposase, whose amino-acid sequence is MGTVKKLAEEVGRGLEQALPGLRKTVVGKLALAVGAMIEGRTPNTVELANLLPLPTERQDMREQWLRRLLKNPLLGSAVVMEPFARAELARAARNGQTVQLSLDQTDLGDRMAVLMVGVRVGDRALPLAWVAEEGPANIGFEGQERVLERVLAWLPPGADVLLSADRFYPSVALFDWLGARGWGYRLRLKGNVLADTGEGEETTTGGLARGAEERYLPGVRLFAHGVMTHVGILHEPGHPEPWIIAMDCAPTRAAVLDYAARWSIEPMFSDFKGRGFGLEDSQLEHADRLERLILVMSLAMWWCVQVGRDDASDRPTPLEKKPGRKPMPDTGASGSSAAAWFPGSPGACAT
- a CDS encoding FAD-binding oxidoreductase; translation: MSLPAPFLARLKEIFPAGSLFTEPADCWVYGYDNSKRQVLPEAVVFPTSHEQAAALVRACHGYKIPLTARGRGTGTTGATVPLFGGVVASFERMDQVLEFSPDNRYIVVEPGITNQAIQDYVKPHGFFWPPDPTSAAFCSVGGNLAYNSAGPRAVKYGTPRDNTLGLRAITGAGEEIRTGVYTTKGVVGYDLTRLLIGSEGTLALITEATLKLTPLPETQRTLRAVYRDVGAAAQAIAKIMAQPAVPCALEFIDGNAIDMVRRYSTAGLPEQAGALLMIEVDGFREAMAPQIDSIRAAAENAGLLEFRVAETKEEVEALWQTRKALSPTLRKIAPKKINEDVVVPVTELPVLIAGLNELSARYGLPIVNFGHAGNGNIHVNLLYDPGKPGEDDKAHACLDEMFGLVLRLRGTLSGEHGVGIEKRDYVDRELDAASLRLMHAIKRQFDPEGILNWHKGFPMV
- a CDS encoding PIN domain-containing protein translates to MSDEAAGVPPGRVLLIDLENCPNQINHLMKSLEQYSQVVICYAQSGARVPIDWIVDLTAVVNANRLRIVKTPGNGKNAADFGITFWAGVLMAQLPEDTGFVIVSEAHHLSISHGRAKGGQRHVVL